From the Prochlorococcus marinus str. AS9601 genome, the window CAAGTTAGGGAATTTACTGTTATTAATGACATACCGATAATGTCTATAACTTGCTGAATAGCATGCATGCCAACTATCTTTAACCTCAACTGATTCCAAAATCCTAATTGTTGAGGGTAAAAGACTATTTAAGACATCAGAATAACTATTTCCTGGAATAACACAATCAATATCAAAATGTATAACTTGACCTGATGCATGCACCCCGGCATCAGTCCTACCTGCAGCAAAAGTCTTAACTGTATGATTTGTAATCTTTAAGAGAGCTTTATCTAAAATTTCTTGAATAGTATTTGCATTTTTTTGTTTTTGCCAGCCTGAATAATGAGATCCATCATATTGGACTAGTAAAGCTACCCTTTTCAAAAGTTATTTTCTAGTAAAAGCGGTCTTAATAACTTAATTAAACAAGCTCTATTATGGCCATCTGAGCGTTATCTCCTTTTCTTGATACGGTTCTGACTATGCGAGTATAACCACCTTCCCTGTCTCCATATCTTTCCTTTGCTTTCTCAAATAATGAATGAACTAATTTCTTATCATAAATATATCCAATAGCTCTTCTCCTAGAAGCCAAACTTCCCTCTTTAGCGAGTGAAATCATTCTTTCAGCTTCATTTCTTAAAGCTTTTGCCCTAGCTTTTGTTGTTGTTACTCTACCTTCCCTAATTAATTGAGTAGTTAAACCTCTAAGAAGTGCTTTTCTCTGGTCAGCAGGTTTACTTAATAATGGAATTCTAAGTTGGTGTCTCATAATCTTAAAAATTGTTAAACAGATGTTCTGCTTTGTGGAATAGAAATGCCGATGCGCTCAAGAGCCTCAATAACCTCATCTGCAGATTTAGAGCCAAAGTTCTTAATTTCTAGAAGATCTTCATAGCTGAAGCCCATTAAATCAGAAACTGAGTTAACTTGCGCCCTTTTCAAACAATTATATGCTCTAACGGACAAGTTTAGTTCCTCAAGGGGGATTTGAGCTTCAGGAGATGGTTCGGGTTCTTCAGGAATTTCCTCAACCATTGTGACAGTAGCAAGAGGTTGAAAGAGTTCTATTAACTGATTTGCAGCTTCAGCAATAGCATCGTCAGGACTTGTTGAGCCATCTGTAACTACTTCCATTTTTAATCTTTCTCTTCCTGTTGCGCCCTCTGCTACAGCAGTTTCATCAATCGTAAAATTTACCCTCTTCACTGGCATAAATACTGCATCTATTTGAAGTAAATCAATAGCAGTTGTCTCTTCACTCTTACGGTCGACTGGTCTATATCCAACACCCCTTTCAACATGGATTTCCAACTCTAAGTTATGCCCCTCCTGAATTGTTGCGATCGGTTTTTCGCCATCAACAATTTCAACTTGAGAGGAGAATTGAATATCATTCGCCTTCACCTCCATTGGACCGCTCGCCACTAATCTGCCGATTTCGAGCTCTGGATTAGAACTATTTATTGATAGTTGCTTGCAATTCAGAAGAATATCTAAAACGTCTTCTCTAACTCCAGGGATAGTGGCATATTCATGATTAATTCCTGCTATTCTTACTGCTGTAACTGCACTCCCTTCAAGTCCTCCCATAAGGACTCTTCTAAGAGAATTACCCAAAGTTGTAGCTTGCCCCCTTTCAAGAGGACCAATTAAAAAAGTTCCTGTTTGGGAGCGATCATCTGCTATTTGATGGTCGATTCTGTCAATCTGGTATTGCAACACGGAAAATAATGAGGTTAAGAGTTTTTTTGGGGTTGAGAATGGTTCAAACCTAAACGCGTCTGCGTTTAGGTCTTCTACATCCATTATGAGGTAATGGAGTTACATCTCTTATTAGAGTTATTTCTAATCCGGCCACTTGTAAAGCTCTTATGGCCGTTTCCCTACCTGCGCCAGGCCCTCTAACTAGTACTTCTATTTGTCTCATACCTTGATCAAGAGCTCTTCTAGCTGCAGCTTCAGCAGCTGTTTGAGCGGCAAATGGCGTACCTTTGCGAGCGCCTTTAAATCCACTTGCGCCAGCAGAAGACCAAGAAATTACATGACCTGAGGTGTCAGTAATTGAGACGATAGTATTATTAAATGTGCTTTGGATATGTACCACACCATTAGGTACATTTCGTTTAGATTTCTTTGAACCTGTTTTTTTTACTGTAGCTGCCATGATCTTTTAATTTAATACTTCATTTTGTAGATAGATTTAGTTAATTATTTTTTTCTTCCAGCAACTGTTTTTCTAGAACCACGTCTTGTTCTTGCATTAGTTCTAGTTCTTTGACCTCTTACTGGAAGACTCATTCTATGTCTTCTTCCTCTGACACACCCTATATCTTGCAGACGTTTCAAAGCCATCCCCTCTTTTCTTCTCAAATCTCCCTCTAAAGTAAATTCCTCTGTGGCACCTCGAAGTTTTTGTACGTCACCATCTGAAAGGTCTTTGACACGAGTATCTGGGTTTACACCCGTATTAGCAAGAATTAGCTTAGATCTCGTTAAACCAATTCCATAGACATATGTTAGTGCAATTTCAACTCGCTTTTCGCGAGGTATGTCAATTCCTGCAATCCTGGCCACGTGTTTTGAATAAGTAAAAGTTTGAATTTAAGGGTTTAAATTTAACCCTGACGCTGTTTATTGCGAGGTCTTTTCTTGTTAATAACATAGATTTTACCTCTTCTCCTCACGATCTGATCGTCAGGACTAATTTTTTTGACTGAAGATCTGACCTTCATAGGGGTTTAACAATTAAAACGTTAATACTATATTCTACATCATCATCAAGCCATTTTTTGTTTGATATCAGAGGAAATGGTTTTTAAATCTCTATCAGCATTAATATATTCTAACAATGAAAGATCTTTAAAATATTGAATCAATGGTTCAGTAGTTTTTTTATAAATATCAACTCTTGTTCTAATTGTTTCTTCTGTATCATCTTTTCTCCCCCTTAAAAGCAAACGTTCAATTAGCACTTCTTCTGGAATATCTAAATAAAAGACTACTTCTAAAGGTTGATTTATTTCAGATAAGACTTCATTCAATGAATCTGCTTGAGATAAATTTCTTGGGTAACCATCTAGAATCCAACCGATATTATCCTTAACTAAATTTTGTCTTACTATCTTTAATACGAGCTCATCACTAACTAGTTCCCCGCGATTCATAATATCTTTTACCTGGATACCAAGGTTAGTATTCATTTCGATTTCTTTTCTTAATAATTCACCAGTAGAAAGATGTAAGTAAGAAGTAGTTTGACTCAACAATTCCGCTTGAGTCCCTTTCCCTGCTCCAGGAGCTCCTAAAAATAGTAGATGCTTCTTCATTAATTGTTAATTAGTCCCTCATACCTTTGTGAAATAACATAAGTTTGAATTTGCTTAGCAGTATCTATAGCGACACCCACAAGAATTAGCAAAGAAGTTGCTCCTAAACCTTGAAAGGTCTGAACATTTGTAGCTCTTTCTACTGCTGCTGGGATTATTGCTACCGAACCCAGAAACAATCCTCCCAATAATGTCAACCTATTTTGTATACCTGAAAGGTAATTTGCTGTATTAGTTCCTGGTCTAACTCCTGGTATCGCTACTCCTCCTTTCTTTAAATTTGAAGCTACATCAACAGGATTGATAGTAAGAGATGCATAAAAATACGAGAACCCCAAAATCAAGGAGAAGAATGTAAGAGCATATGGCCATGGATTAGAAGATCCTGGATTTAAACTACTTGCTAACTTGATTAAGACTGGATTGCCCGTAACATTTGCAATAGTTATAGGTAAAAAGATTAAAGCAGATGCAAATATAATAGGCATTACTCCTCCTGCATTTAATTTCAAAGGTAAATAACTTTGCCTTGTAGGAAGTAGTGTTGTATTTCCTATCTGCCTTTTTGCACTAACAATAGGAATGCGTCTTGCTCCCTCTTGAACAAAAATTATCCCAACAATTGTCAGTAAAAATACTCCAAGTAAAACTGCTATACCTAAAACATCTCCTCTATCGCCAGTTTGAGCTTTTTCAATGGTTGAACTTAGAGCCTTAGGTAAAGTCGAAACAATATTCAAAAAAATCACCAGTGAAGCACCTTGACCTATCCCTTTCTCCGTAATAATTTCACTAAACCACATTACTAACATTGAACCAGTAACTAAGGCAATGGAGGTTTGTAAAACAAATGTGGTTTCACTTATCCCCTCGATAGCATATTGTCTAAGAATTAAGGAAAAAATTATACTTTGTAAAAAACCCCATCCTAAAGAAACATATCTAGTTATTTGAGCAATTTTTCTTCTTCCTGCTTCTCCTTCATTTTTTTGCAAATCTTCAAGAAAAGGCAATGAAGCTGTGAGAAGCTGAATAATAATTGATGCGTTAATAAAGGGTAGTATGCCTAATGCGAATATTCCTAAGGTTGAAATTCCTCCTCCTGTAAAAATATCTAAAAAACCTATTAATTGCCCTCCTTGATCTATAAAACTTTTAAAAGCGACCCTATCAATACTAGGCATAGGGATATATATACCAAGTCTTACTAAAAGCAGAAGGCCTAAAGTAGTTAAAACTCTACTCCTTAACTCTTTATTTAAAAATAATTGGGAAAGTATTTCAGAAGCGCTAGGATTTCTACTTTTGTTGACAAACATTTTAAAGCTTACCTAAATTTTTACTAAATTTATTTATTATTTATAAGCTCGCAGGATCCGCCTGCGTCCTCAATTTTTTGTTTTGCAACTTTTGTAAATGAATGAGCTTGGACTTTTAGCTTTACATTAATTTTTCCATTACCAAGGATTTTTAAAGGAAATTTTGGTTTGAAAATTAATCCCTTCTTAACTAGTGAGTCAATGTTAACTGTATCGTTATCTTTGAAATCATTTAATTTTTCTAAATTAATTATGGAAAAGTTCTTTTGATTAATTATTTCAAAGTGCTTTAATTTTGGAACTCTTCTATATAGAGGCATTTGGCCACCTTCAAAACCTGGACGTGTAGGTCTTCCGGAACGTGACTTTTGTCCTCTCATTCCAAAACCACATGATGCACCCTGACCGGCTGCGATACCTCTACCCTTTCTTAATTTTTTCTTTCTCGAGCCAGAGTTTGATTTAAGTGTATTTAGTGTTGAAGTCATAATTTTCAAGAATAGAGCTGTTCAAGTGAGATGCCTCTCTCCCTTGAAACAGATTTGTGTGTTCTTAATTGAGAAAGAGCTACCATAGCAGCTCTTGCATTATTCAAAGGTGTTTTACTGCCCAGTCTTTTTGCCAAGACATTTTTTATACCAGCTAATTCTAAAACCGTTCTAATTGAACCGCCAGCAATTACACCTGTACCTGGAGCGGCAGGCCTAATCAGCACGTTTGCCGCACCATCACTACCTAAAGATAAAGTTGGAATTGAATTATTTGGCGTTAATGGAACTCTGACAAGATTCTTTTTACCATCTGAAACTCCCTTTCTAACTGCACCAATGACATCACCAGCTTTACCAACCCCAACTCCGACTTGACCTTTTTCATTACCAACGACAACTATTGCTCTAAAACTCATTTTTTTTCCACCCTTAACAGTCTTAGAAACACGTCGAATTTGAACAACCCTTTCTTGCCAATCAGAATCTCTCTCTAGATTTTTTGAATCACCTCTTCTATTTCTTTTGCGATCATTACGATTATTCTTTTTTTGTTCTACTGGCGTAGCTGCAGGAACATTATCGTTCTTGGATTGAATTTCTTGTTTTGTTGGAGTGTCAGTCATAGTAAAAAAAAAGTTAGAATTCTAGGCCAGCTTCGCGGGCAGCATCTGCAAGTGCCTTTACTCTCCCGTGATATAAATTACCTCCACGGTCAAAAATTACTTGCTTAATACCTTTTTTTATCGCTCTCTTTGCTAATAATTTTCCAACAATGGAAGAAGAGTTACAATCAGATGGTAATTTCTCAGATTTTTCTTTTAGTTCTTTATCAACAGTTGAAGCTGAGCAAATAGTTGTTTGAGCGCTATCATCAATAACCTGAGCATAAATATGATTATTAGAGCGATAAACAGACAATCTTGGACGCGTTGCATCTCCAATTAAGTATCTCCTTAATCTTCTATGCCTTTTTTGGGTTTGTAATTTCCTGGAAAGTTTGGTCATTTTTTTAATTGGAATTATTTTTTGCCAGATTTACCAGCTTTTCTGAGAATTCTCTCATCATGATATTTAATTCCTTTACCTTTGTATGGCTCTGGAGGTCTAATTGATCTGATTTTTGCTGCTTCATTGCCAACAATTTCCTTATCAATTCCAGATACGGTAACGTTTGTATTACTCTCAACTTTGTATGTTATACCATCAGGGGGGATCATTTCTACAGGATGACTATATCCTGCACTAACAACTAAATTTTTTCCTTTGACTTGTGCTCTTGATCCAACGCCAACAATTTCTAGTTTCTTTGAAAAACCTTGAGTAACCCCTTCAACCATATTTGCAATTAAAGCCCTACATAAACCATGTCTCTGCCTTGAATGTATTTTGGTTGTGGTAGGACTTACGACAACAGTATTATCTTTTTTATCAAAACTAACACCCTCAGGCATGAGACGTTTTAACTCACCCTTTGGGCCCTTAACTGTAACTGTTAATCCATCAAAATCAACTGTAACTTTCTCTGGAATAAGTACTGGTGTTTTTCCGATTCTTGACATGACTAATTCTCCTTAATAAACATAGCAGAGGACTTCGCCGCCAATGCCTTGCTTTCTAGCATCGCGATCACTCATAACGCCTTTAGAAGTTGATATTATGGCAACTCCAAGACCTCCAAGAACTTTTGGTAAACCTCTAGTATTTTTATATATTCTCAAACCAGGTTTACTAACTCTTTGCATAGATCGAATAGTAGGAAATTTGTTTTTTCCACTATATTTGAGGCCGAGTATTATTTGTGATTTATAACCTTCACCTTCCTCATTAATGTCAGAAATGAACCCCTCTTTTTGAAGTACTTTAGCGATACTTAAGGACATTTTTGAACCTGGGATTGTTGTGGTTGTATGCTTTTTTTGACTCGCATTTCTAATTCGAGTTAGCATATCTGAAATAGGATCGTGATTTGACATAGTTTTAATTTAATTCTTACTAAAAGGCATTCCTAACTCCTGCAAAAGAGCTTTACCTTCTTGATCTGATTTTGCACTAGTGACAATAGTTATATCCATACCTCTTATTGAATCTATTTTATCAAAAGAGATTTCAGGAAAAATCAATTGCTCTTTCACGCCAACGGTGTAATTACCTCTCCCATCAAAACTTTTTGGATTAACTCCCCTAAAGTCTCTTATTCTTGGTAAAGCTAGATTTATAAATCTCTCCAAAAAGGAATACATCCTGTCTCCTCTCAAAGTTACAGTACAACCAATAGGCATGCCCTCACGAATTTTAAAACCCGCGATAGCTTTTTTGGCCCTAGTTACTAAAGCCTTTTGTCCTGTAATTGTTGCCATTTCATTTAAAGAGGCTTCAAGAGCTTTCGAATTCGAAGCTGCTTCACCAAGACCTCTGTTAACGTTGACTTTGACAACTTTTGGTACTTGATGAATATTTTTAAGGCCAAGATCCTTTAAAAGTTTTGGTCTTATTGATTCTTTGTAGCGATTTTTTAGAGTCATAATTTTTTGTTAATTCTGGTCTTTGTCAGAATTGATAAATTAGAAAAAGTTGAAATCTAGTTTCTGATGAAAAATTAATCAATTACTTCACCAGTTTTCTTCAATCTTCTTTTCTTAACCCCCTCTTTATCAATAAAGTATTCAATCTTACTTGTAAGATTTTTATCCTTTGAAAAAAACATTACATTTGATGCATGTAAAGATGCTTCTTCTGTAAGAATTCTTCCAGTTTCTCCTTCCTGAGTTGGTTTTACATGTTTGGTCCTAAGGTTAATTCCCTTTACAACTACTCTATTTTCAAGAGGGATAGTTTTTAAAACTTCTCCAGTTTTCCCTTTGTCCTTTCCATTAATTACTTTTACCAAATCTCCAGTTTTGATTCTCATTTTTATTCTCTGGAAATTTTTCTTTTGCTTTAATGAATCCAACATTTAAATCACCTCCGGAGCAAGAGAAACAATCTTTGTATAATTTTTATCCCGCAGTTCTCTAGCTACAGGACCAAAGACTCTAGTACCTTTTGGATTCTTATCTTCATTAATCAATACTGCCGCATTGTCATCAAATCTGATTGAATTACCAGTATTTCTTCTTAAGGTTGCTTTAGTTCTGACGATAACAGCTTTAACAACTTCAGATTTCTTGACTCCCATGTTAGGCAGAGCATCTTTTACAGTTGCTACGATTACATCCCCGACATGTGCATACCTTCTATTTGAACCTAAAACCCTAATACATTGGAGTCTTTTTGCTCCGCTATTATCGGCAACTGTTAAATAAGTTTCTTGTTGAATCATTTTTTAACCTCCTTAGCCTGACTTGTTTTATTGAGAATCTCTTCTATAGCCCATCTTTTATGAGCACTAAGCGGTCTAGTTTCTCTAATTTTAACTCGATCACCTAAAACGCATGTATTTTCTGGATCATGCGCCTTATATCGAGTAGTTCTACTTACAATTTTTTTATAAGTGGGATGTGGATATCTGTTAATAACAGCAACAACAACTGTTTTATCCATTTTGTCGCTGACAACAGTACCAATTCTTTCTTTAAGTGCCATAACTAATAATTAATCAGGAGTTGTTTGAGAAGCAGATTGATTCTTACTGAGAGTGAGTAATTGCGCAACTTGTTTCTTGATAATTTTAAATTTATGAGTTTCATTGAGCTGTCTTGTAGCTTGCTTGAATCTCAAGTCAAAAAGATCTTTTCTTAATTGGTCAATCTTTTCAGTAATTTGTTCAGAATTTAATTTTTTAAATTCCTTAAGTGACTCTGAGTTTTTCATTGTTTAACCTCCTCTTGAGATTTTTTACTATCTTTTGTATTTTCTTGGGAGGAATTTTCTAGATTTTTATCAATTGAGATAAATTTAGTTTTTACAGGAAGTTTATATTGAGCCAGACGCATAGCTTCCTTTGCAGTTTCCTCAGTGATATCCTCACCACCCATTTCAAAAAGTATTCTTCCAGGTTTTACAACTGCGACCCAAAACTCTGGATTACCTTTACCAGAACCCATTCTGGTTTCGGCAGGTCTCATGGTTACGGGTTTATCAGGAAATATTCTTATCCAGATTTGACCACCACGTTTGATATATCTAGTCATAGCTCTTCTGCTTGCTTCAATCTGACGTGCAGTTACCCAGCCACAGTCTTGAGCTTGGAGAGCAAATTGACCGAATGCAATAGTATTTCCTTTTGAGGCTACACCCCTCATTCTGCCTCTATGTTGTTTACGGAATTTAGTACGTTTTGGACTAAGCATTTTTATACCTCCTATGAATTCTCATTTGAACGATCCTCAAATTGCTGAGGTCTTCTACTAGCTTTCCTCTTAGGGCTCGCACCCACAGGGATGGTTTGTTCTTCTTTAGGGAGAACTTCGCCTTTGAAAACCCAAACTTTAATGCCTAGAACACCGTAAGTTGTATTAGCTTCACGTGTTGCGTAGTCAATTTCAGCTCTCAATGTATGTAAAGGTACTCTACCTTCTCTAGTCCATTCAGTTCTAGCTATTTCAGCACCATTCAACCTTCCACCTACTTGAATTTTGAGACCTAAAACTCCAGCCCTTTGAGCCCTTTGTAAAGCCATCCTGATAGTTCTTCTAAAAGCGACTCTTTTTTCAAGTTGTTGCGCAATATATTCAGCTAGTAAAAAAGCATCAGCATCTACACGTTCTACTTCTACAACGTTTATTCTTACTTGCCTTGTTCTATCTCCTATTGTTTTTTGAATGCCAGATCTTAATTCTTCAATCCCACTCCCTTGTCTTCCAACTATTACTCCGGGTCTTGCTGTTTTTAATTCAAGTTCAAGTTGGTCAGCTTTTCTAGCTATTAAAACATCGCTAATTCCTGCTGCTCCATATTTTTTTTGTATAAAGGTACGAATTTTAAAATCTTCTTGGAGAAGAATTGGATATGTTTTAGAAGTAGCAAACCACTTAGAGCGATGCTCTTGTGTAATTCCTAATCTTAGTCCAGAAGGATGTATTTTATGTCCCATTAGTTTTGTACCTCCGCATTAGTTTCAGTAGGAGCCGATTCAACAGAAATGCTGATGTGGCAAGTCTGTTTTTTAATTGAAAAAGCTCGACCTTGAGCTCTGGGCCTATACCTTTTCATTACTGGACCACTATTAGCCCATGCAGAAGAAATAACTAAGGTGGATGGATCCATTCCAAGGTTATGTTCTGCATTGGCAACAGCAGATCTTAGAACTTTAGTTATGGGGTCTGTAGATCTGTAAGGCATAAATTCCAACATAATCAATGCATCTCTATAAGACCTACCCCTTATCTGATCCAAAACTCTTCTCACTTTAGAGGCCGATCCGCGAACGTAATTCCCATGAGCAATTGCTTTTTTTGTTGTTTCAGGTGTTTTTGTCATGATTTTGCTCCTTTCTTATCTCTTATATGACCTCGGTAAGTGCGTGTAGGAGCAAATTCACCAAGTTTATGACCAATCATTTGTTCAGTAATAAATACTGGAATGTGAGTTTTGCCATTATGTACGGCGATTGTGTGACCAATCATTAAAGGTAAAATCGTAGAGGATCTTGACCAAGTTTTGATAACAGACTTGTCATTATCAGTATTTTGTTTTTCTACCTTCTTGAGCAGGCTATCTGCTATAAAAGGTCCTTTTTTTAGTGAACGTCCCATGATTATGTAATAGAAATTGAAATAATAAATGAAGTAATCAAGAGTCTCTTCCTCCTCTACTCCTCTTAGAAACACGACGGCGTCTTCGAACAACTAATTTATTACTTGGTTTGTTCTTTTTACGTGTCTTTAGTCCAAGAGCTGGCTTACCCCATGGAGTAACTGGGCCTGCTCTACCAATTGGTGCTTTTCCCTCTCCTCCTCCATGTGGATGATCACATGGGTTCATTACACTACCTCTTACTTGAGGCCTTCTTCCAAGCCATCTTCTTCTGCCTGCTTTACCTAAACTAGTATTTCTTATTTCAGAATTACCTACTTCACCAAGAGTTGCGTAGCATTCTTTTCTTACAAGTCTTACCTCAGTAGATGGGAGTTTTAAAGCGACATAATCTCCCTCTTTTGCCATAACTTGAGCACTAGCTCCTGCGGATCTAACCATTTGAGCGCCCCTACCTGCGTATAACTCAACACAATGAACACTAGATCCTAATGGCATAACAGAAAGCGGCATTGCATTTCCATCTTCAATTGGAACACTTTCTCCAGAAATGACATTTTGTCCGACTTTTACT encodes:
- the rplN gene encoding 50S ribosomal protein L14, translating into MIQQETYLTVADNSGAKRLQCIRVLGSNRRYAHVGDVIVATVKDALPNMGVKKSEVVKAVIVRTKATLRRNTGNSIRFDDNAAVLINEDKNPKGTRVFGPVARELRDKNYTKIVSLAPEVI
- the rplX gene encoding 50S ribosomal protein L24, with the translated sequence MLDSLKQKKNFQRIKMRIKTGDLVKVINGKDKGKTGEVLKTIPLENRVVVKGINLRTKHVKPTQEGETGRILTEEASLHASNVMFFSKDKNLTSKIEYFIDKEGVKKRRLKKTGEVID
- the rplE gene encoding 50S ribosomal protein L5 translates to MTLKNRYKESIRPKLLKDLGLKNIHQVPKVVKVNVNRGLGEAASNSKALEASLNEMATITGQKALVTRAKKAIAGFKIREGMPIGCTVTLRGDRMYSFLERFINLALPRIRDFRGVNPKSFDGRGNYTVGVKEQLIFPEISFDKIDSIRGMDITIVTSAKSDQEGKALLQELGMPFSKN
- the rpsC gene encoding 30S ribosomal protein S3; its protein translation is MGHKIHPSGLRLGITQEHRSKWFATSKTYPILLQEDFKIRTFIQKKYGAAGISDVLIARKADQLELELKTARPGVIVGRQGSGIEELRSGIQKTIGDRTRQVRINVVEVERVDADAFLLAEYIAQQLEKRVAFRRTIRMALQRAQRAGVLGLKIQVGGRLNGAEIARTEWTREGRVPLHTLRAEIDYATREANTTYGVLGIKVWVFKGEVLPKEEQTIPVGASPKRKASRRPQQFEDRSNENS
- the rpsE gene encoding 30S ribosomal protein S5 codes for the protein MTDTPTKQEIQSKNDNVPAATPVEQKKNNRNDRKRNRRGDSKNLERDSDWQERVVQIRRVSKTVKGGKKMSFRAIVVVGNEKGQVGVGVGKAGDVIGAVRKGVSDGKKNLVRVPLTPNNSIPTLSLGSDGAANVLIRPAAPGTGVIAGGSIRTVLELAGIKNVLAKRLGSKTPLNNARAAMVALSQLRTHKSVSRERGISLEQLYS
- the secY gene encoding preprotein translocase subunit SecY translates to MFVNKSRNPSASEILSQLFLNKELRSRVLTTLGLLLLVRLGIYIPMPSIDRVAFKSFIDQGGQLIGFLDIFTGGGISTLGIFALGILPFINASIIIQLLTASLPFLEDLQKNEGEAGRRKIAQITRYVSLGWGFLQSIIFSLILRQYAIEGISETTFVLQTSIALVTGSMLVMWFSEIITEKGIGQGASLVIFLNIVSTLPKALSSTIEKAQTGDRGDVLGIAVLLGVFLLTIVGIIFVQEGARRIPIVSAKRQIGNTTLLPTRQSYLPLKLNAGGVMPIIFASALIFLPITIANVTGNPVLIKLASSLNPGSSNPWPYALTFFSLILGFSYFYASLTINPVDVASNLKKGGVAIPGVRPGTNTANYLSGIQNRLTLLGGLFLGSVAIIPAAVERATNVQTFQGLGATSLLILVGVAIDTAKQIQTYVISQRYEGLINN
- the rplP gene encoding 50S ribosomal protein L16, encoding MLSPKRTKFRKQHRGRMRGVASKGNTIAFGQFALQAQDCGWVTARQIEASRRAMTRYIKRGGQIWIRIFPDKPVTMRPAETRMGSGKGNPEFWVAVVKPGRILFEMGGEDITEETAKEAMRLAQYKLPVKTKFISIDKNLENSSQENTKDSKKSQEEVKQ
- the rpsK gene encoding 30S ribosomal protein S11 — protein: MAATVKKTGSKKSKRNVPNGVVHIQSTFNNTIVSITDTSGHVISWSSAGASGFKGARKGTPFAAQTAAEAAARRALDQGMRQIEVLVRGPGAGRETAIRALQVAGLEITLIRDVTPLPHNGCRRPKRRRV
- the rplV gene encoding 50S ribosomal protein L22, which codes for MTKTPETTKKAIAHGNYVRGSASKVRRVLDQIRGRSYRDALIMLEFMPYRSTDPITKVLRSAVANAEHNLGMDPSTLVISSAWANSGPVMKRYRPRAQGRAFSIKKQTCHISISVESAPTETNAEVQN
- the rpsM gene encoding 30S ribosomal protein S13; the protein is MARIAGIDIPREKRVEIALTYVYGIGLTRSKLILANTGVNPDTRVKDLSDGDVQKLRGATEEFTLEGDLRRKEGMALKRLQDIGCVRGRRHRMSLPVRGQRTRTNARTRRGSRKTVAGRKK
- the rpmJ gene encoding 50S ribosomal protein L36, yielding MKVRSSVKKISPDDQIVRRRGKIYVINKKRPRNKQRQG
- the rpmC gene encoding 50S ribosomal protein L29 — translated: MKNSESLKEFKKLNSEQITEKIDQLRKDLFDLRFKQATRQLNETHKFKIIKKQVAQLLTLSKNQSASQTTPD
- the rplR gene encoding 50S ribosomal protein L18 is translated as MTKLSRKLQTQKRHRRLRRYLIGDATRPRLSVYRSNNHIYAQVIDDSAQTTICSASTVDKELKEKSEKLPSDCNSSSIVGKLLAKRAIKKGIKQVIFDRGGNLYHGRVKALADAAREAGLEF
- the rplO gene encoding 50S ribosomal protein L15, whose translation is MTSTLNTLKSNSGSRKKKLRKGRGIAAGQGASCGFGMRGQKSRSGRPTRPGFEGGQMPLYRRVPKLKHFEIINQKNFSIINLEKLNDFKDNDTVNIDSLVKKGLIFKPKFPLKILGNGKINVKLKVQAHSFTKVAKQKIEDAGGSCELINNK
- the rpsH gene encoding 30S ribosomal protein S8, which codes for MSNHDPISDMLTRIRNASQKKHTTTTIPGSKMSLSIAKVLQKEGFISDINEEGEGYKSQIILGLKYSGKNKFPTIRSMQRVSKPGLRIYKNTRGLPKVLGGLGVAIISTSKGVMSDRDARKQGIGGEVLCYVY
- the rpsQ gene encoding 30S ribosomal protein S17 produces the protein MALKERIGTVVSDKMDKTVVVAVINRYPHPTYKKIVSRTTRYKAHDPENTCVLGDRVKIRETRPLSAHKRWAIEEILNKTSQAKEVKK
- a CDS encoding DNA-directed RNA polymerase subunit alpha, which produces MLQYQIDRIDHQIADDRSQTGTFLIGPLERGQATTLGNSLRRVLMGGLEGSAVTAVRIAGINHEYATIPGVREDVLDILLNCKQLSINSSNPELEIGRLVASGPMEVKANDIQFSSQVEIVDGEKPIATIQEGHNLELEIHVERGVGYRPVDRKSEETTAIDLLQIDAVFMPVKRVNFTIDETAVAEGATGRERLKMEVVTDGSTSPDDAIAEAANQLIELFQPLATVTMVEEIPEEPEPSPEAQIPLEELNLSVRAYNCLKRAQVNSVSDLMGFSYEDLLEIKNFGSKSADEVIEALERIGISIPQSRTSV
- the rplF gene encoding 50S ribosomal protein L6; this translates as MSRIGKTPVLIPEKVTVDFDGLTVTVKGPKGELKRLMPEGVSFDKKDNTVVVSPTTTKIHSRQRHGLCRALIANMVEGVTQGFSKKLEIVGVGSRAQVKGKNLVVSAGYSHPVEMIPPDGITYKVESNTNVTVSGIDKEIVGNEAAKIRSIRPPEPYKGKGIKYHDERILRKAGKSGKK
- a CDS encoding adenylate kinase produces the protein MKKHLLFLGAPGAGKGTQAELLSQTTSYLHLSTGELLRKEIEMNTNLGIQVKDIMNRGELVSDELVLKIVRQNLVKDNIGWILDGYPRNLSQADSLNEVLSEINQPLEVVFYLDIPEEVLIERLLLRGRKDDTEETIRTRVDIYKKTTEPLIQYFKDLSLLEYINADRDLKTISSDIKQKMA
- the rplQ gene encoding 50S ribosomal protein L17, with product MRHQLRIPLLSKPADQRKALLRGLTTQLIREGRVTTTKARAKALRNEAERMISLAKEGSLASRRRAIGYIYDKKLVHSLFEKAKERYGDREGGYTRIVRTVSRKGDNAQMAIIELV